The following nucleotide sequence is from Staphylococcus chromogenes.
CAATATTTAGGTGTACGTGCAGCCCATCCTGAAAAGTCGATTGGCGTTATTAATATTGATGCTCATTTTGATAATCGTAAAGAAGAAAGTTCTACTTCGGGTACAAGTTTTCGTCAAATGTTAGAACAAGACGACAACTTAGATTATTTTGTCATCGGCATTCAACGTCCAGCCAATACGCCTAGTTTGTTTGAGTATGCAGACCAAACAGGAACGCAATATGTGCTTGCAGACGAAATTACGGAACACATTGCCCCACAAGTTAAAGATAAAATTGAACATTTTATCCATGATCACGATGTGATATTATTTACAATTTGTATGGATGTGATTGATAGTGCCTATGCGCCTGGCGTAAGTGCAAGTGCAGTGCTCGGGCTCACGCCACACTGTGTATTAACATTAGCAAAACGTATTTTACAGTATGATCATGTCACATCTGTGAGCATTGCAGAAATGAATCCTCATTACGATGTTGATCAACGAACAGCTAAACTCATTGGTCAATTCCTCTCTTATTTTATTCATTATTGATGTGTTAACACTGAAAGACGTCGTCATGAACGCTATTCCTCAAAGGCGTTCATGACGATTTTTTATGTTGTTTTAAATTGCCAAAATTCACGGATATCATTTAACAACGTGGTCATTTGGGCTGAAAATTGTCTGTTTTTAGCATAATTGATATAAATGGTGCGCTCTATTTTAGGTTGTATCGGAATGGCATCGAGATGACTCGTCTTAAAGGACTGATAATAAATGCGGGGTATGACCGCATATCCCATTCGTTGATGCACAAAATTTGTCGCAACTTCAAACCTCTCAACTTCCATAACAATATTTGGACGCGCTTGCATATGGGTAAAATAATCGTCGATATGTTTGCGGACTTGATAAGGCTGAATGGTGAGAATAAGGGGCAAGTCCTTAATAGAAAGTGCCTTTTGATTTTGGAATTCATTTTGCGGGGTCAGCACCACATAATCTTCTGTGTAGAGTGGCAAGGAGATAATTTCCTCATTTTTAATGACATCATTCGAAAGACCGAAATGAATCTCAAAATCTAATAATTTTTGCGTCAATGTGTTTAAATCTAAAATTTCTGTAATTTGATAATGTTGATCAGGATGTTTCATATTGTGTGCTTTAATGACTGTGGCCACCCAATGTGCTGTAGATTCTAAAATAGAGAGTTTGATTTTAGGTGTATGACTTAATTTTAAATCAAACATTTGTTCCATCGTTTGATGGTAGTGCTGTACTAAGGTTTGCGCATAATTATAAAATTGAATGCCTTTTTCAGTAATAGAAATATCTTTCGTAGTACGTTTGAGCAAGGCATAGCCTAATTGTGATTCCATTTTTTTAATTGTTGCGGTTAACGAAGGTTGACTGATATGCAAAGTACGAGCCGCTTTAGTAAAACTATTCTGTTTAACGACCTCGATAAAATACTCTAATTGTAAAATTTTCATTTTGACCTCCATTTATAGTTTCAAGCTATCAATAATTAGTTTATTTATATTGGTCATTAATATCTTACCATATTACAATGAAATTGTTGGGGAATCACCCACAGAACATATTAAGCGTGTTGATATAAAGAAAAAGGGACTTTATCGACACGGGAAATTTAATAATAATGGGGAGAAATA
It contains:
- a CDS encoding LysR family transcriptional regulator; amino-acid sequence: MKILQLEYFIEVVKQNSFTKAARTLHISQPSLTATIKKMESQLGYALLKRTTKDISITEKGIQFYNYAQTLVQHYHQTMEQMFDLKLSHTPKIKLSILESTAHWVATVIKAHNMKHPDQHYQITEILDLNTLTQKLLDFEIHFGLSNDVIKNEEIISLPLYTEDYVVLTPQNEFQNQKALSIKDLPLILTIQPYQVRKHIDDYFTHMQARPNIVMEVERFEVATNFVHQRMGYAVIPRIYYQSFKTSHLDAIPIQPKIERTIYINYAKNRQFSAQMTTLLNDIREFWQFKTT
- the hutG gene encoding formimidoylglutamase translates to MYLEPNTQLWTGRLDSETDRQAFRHFQTVQFENVETIQNHPDSVALLGYAIDKGVELNKGRIGAKEGPDAIKKAFAGLPAASETPIIDYGNFAFNHDSLFEAQKEYGKYVEQLILNHKRTFLLGGGHDIAYAQYLGVRAAHPEKSIGVINIDAHFDNRKEESSTSGTSFRQMLEQDDNLDYFVIGIQRPANTPSLFEYADQTGTQYVLADEITEHIAPQVKDKIEHFIHDHDVILFTICMDVIDSAYAPGVSASAVLGLTPHCVLTLAKRILQYDHVTSVSIAEMNPHYDVDQRTAKLIGQFLSYFIHY